A region from the Corynebacterium halotolerans YIM 70093 = DSM 44683 genome encodes:
- the catA gene encoding catechol 1,2-dioxygenase, translating into MANLADLQNEDPTAKGSGNAATDKFKGESVKSDTSKERANAIYKDLLAAIAEVAHKHQVTYDEYRVLKNWMIQVGEYGEWPLWLDVFVEHEIEEINYNRNSYTGTKGSIEGPYYVPNSPELPWKCEMPMRDKDKEATPLIFKGQVTDVDGNGLGGATVELWHADEEGYYSQFAPGIPEWNLRGTIVTNENGEYEIKTLQPAPYQIPTDGPTGWFIESYGGHPWRPAHLHLRVKSPGYREITTQLYFQGGEWVENDVATAVKPELVLDPQKDPETGYNLVEYGFALDKED; encoded by the coding sequence ATGGCTAATCTCGCCGATCTGCAGAACGAGGACCCCACCGCCAAGGGTTCCGGCAACGCCGCCACCGACAAGTTCAAGGGTGAGTCCGTCAAGTCCGACACCTCCAAGGAGCGTGCCAACGCGATCTACAAGGATCTGCTGGCCGCCATCGCCGAGGTCGCCCACAAGCACCAGGTCACCTACGACGAGTACCGCGTCCTGAAGAACTGGATGATCCAGGTCGGCGAGTACGGCGAGTGGCCGCTGTGGCTGGACGTCTTCGTCGAGCACGAGATCGAGGAGATCAACTACAACCGCAACTCCTACACCGGCACCAAGGGCTCCATCGAGGGTCCGTACTACGTTCCGAACTCCCCGGAGCTGCCGTGGAAGTGCGAGATGCCGATGCGTGACAAGGACAAGGAGGCCACCCCGCTGATCTTCAAGGGCCAGGTCACCGACGTCGACGGCAACGGTCTGGGCGGTGCCACCGTTGAGCTGTGGCACGCCGATGAGGAGGGCTACTACTCCCAGTTCGCCCCGGGCATCCCGGAGTGGAATCTGCGTGGCACCATCGTCACCAACGAGAACGGCGAGTACGAGATCAAGACCCTGCAGCCGGCCCCGTACCAGATCCCGACCGACGGCCCGACGGGCTGGTTCATCGAGTCCTACGGTGGCCACCCGTGGCGCCCGGCCCACCTGCACCTGCGCGTGAAGTCCCCGGGTTACCGCGAGATCACCACCCAGCTCTACTTCCAGGGTGGCGAGTGGGTCGAGAACGACGTCGCGACCGCCGTCAAGCCGGAGCTCGTCCTGGATCCGCAGAAGGATCCGGAGACCGGTTACAACCTCGTCGAGTACGGCTTCGCCCTCGACAAGGAGGACTAG
- the benA gene encoding benzoate 1,2-dioxygenase large subunit — protein MTAPTADTREILSRALENRPEEGIVRVNREIFTDEEIFDLEMRYIFEGNWLFLAHESQVPNPGDYFTTNIGRQPVMITRSKDGKLNCLINSCSHRGAMLCRKKVDNRTTLTCPFHGWTFSNDGSLLKAKDEKNGAYPENFNKDGSHDLRRVPKFESYRGFLFGSLNEDVGTLDEFLGDTRVILDMLIDQSPEGLEVLKGTSTYTYDGNWKLQAENGADGYHVSSVHWNYAATTSRRSTGESENDTKAMDAGSWGEQGGGYFSFPNGHLMLWQEWGNPEDRPVYDRLDELKELHGEKRGEFMVGASRNLCLYPNVYIMDQFSTQIRRLEPKAVDKTEVSIWCIAPKGESAEARANRIRQYEDFFNATGMATPDDLEEFRSCQKTYQASAFPWNDMTRGLGQQVEGLNDVARDLGLNEVLSSGARTEDEGLYPIQHGYWESVMEKAVDAEDADLAAKSDKHVRDDAESASATVAFAKEKAAAKAASGSSEGSGRRRRRRTRGAE, from the coding sequence ATGACCGCACCCACCGCCGACACCCGCGAGATCCTCTCCCGCGCGCTCGAGAACCGTCCCGAAGAGGGCATCGTCCGCGTGAACCGCGAGATCTTCACCGACGAGGAGATCTTCGACCTCGAGATGCGCTACATCTTCGAGGGCAACTGGCTCTTCCTCGCCCACGAGTCCCAGGTCCCGAACCCGGGTGACTACTTCACCACCAACATCGGGCGTCAGCCGGTGATGATCACCCGTTCCAAGGACGGCAAGCTCAACTGCCTGATCAACTCCTGCTCCCACCGCGGCGCCATGCTCTGCCGTAAGAAGGTGGACAACCGCACCACCCTGACCTGCCCCTTCCACGGCTGGACCTTCTCCAACGACGGCTCCCTGCTCAAGGCCAAGGACGAGAAGAACGGCGCCTACCCGGAGAACTTCAACAAGGACGGCTCCCACGACCTGCGCCGTGTCCCGAAGTTCGAGTCCTACCGCGGCTTCCTCTTCGGTTCCCTGAACGAGGATGTCGGCACCCTGGACGAGTTCCTGGGTGACACCCGGGTCATCCTCGACATGCTCATCGACCAGTCGCCCGAGGGTCTGGAGGTCCTGAAGGGCACCTCCACCTACACCTACGACGGCAACTGGAAGCTGCAGGCCGAGAACGGCGCCGACGGCTACCACGTCTCCTCCGTGCACTGGAACTACGCGGCCACCACCTCCCGCCGCAGCACCGGTGAGTCCGAGAACGACACCAAGGCCATGGACGCCGGCTCCTGGGGCGAGCAGGGCGGCGGCTACTTCTCCTTCCCGAACGGCCACCTGATGCTGTGGCAGGAGTGGGGCAACCCGGAGGACCGCCCGGTGTACGACCGCCTCGACGAGCTCAAGGAGCTGCACGGCGAGAAGCGCGGCGAGTTCATGGTCGGTGCCTCCCGTAACCTGTGCCTCTACCCGAACGTCTACATCATGGACCAGTTCTCCACCCAGATCCGCCGTCTCGAGCCGAAGGCCGTGGACAAGACCGAGGTCTCCATCTGGTGCATCGCCCCGAAGGGTGAGTCCGCCGAGGCACGCGCGAACCGCATCCGCCAGTACGAGGACTTCTTCAACGCCACCGGCATGGCCACCCCGGACGACCTGGAGGAGTTCCGCTCCTGCCAGAAGACCTACCAGGCCTCCGCCTTCCCGTGGAACGACATGACCCGCGGCCTCGGCCAGCAGGTCGAGGGCCTCAACGACGTCGCCCGCGACCTGGGCCTGAACGAGGTGCTCTCCTCCGGCGCCCGTACCGAGGACGAGGGTCTGTACCCCATCCAGCACGGCTACTGGGAGTCCGTGATGGAAAAGGCCGTCGACGCCGAGGACGCCGACCTCGCCGCCAAGTCCGACAAGCACGTGCGTGACGACGCCGAGTCCGCCTCCGCCACCGTCGCCTTCGCCAAGGAGAAGGCCGCCGCCAAGGCCGCCTCCGGCTCCAGCGAGGGCTCCGGCCGCCGTCGCCGCCGCCGCACCCGCGGTGCCGAGTAA
- the benB gene encoding benzoate 1,2-dioxygenase small subunit, giving the protein MTAAVSASEITRDQILDFLYKENRLLDDRKFEEWLELYSKDVEYWMPAWDVDDTLTQDPQNEISLIYYPSRAGLEDRVFRIRTERSSATSIPEPRTGHYLNNLEILDRREGEVDVRYNWISYYFRYNTTDHYFGTTWLTIDVSGEAPLIKKKKIVLKNDYIHHVVDIYQL; this is encoded by the coding sequence ATGACCGCCGCCGTGTCCGCCTCCGAGATCACCCGGGACCAGATCCTGGACTTCCTCTACAAGGAGAACCGCCTCCTCGACGACCGCAAGTTCGAGGAGTGGCTCGAGCTCTACAGCAAGGACGTCGAGTACTGGATGCCGGCCTGGGATGTCGACGACACCCTGACCCAGGACCCGCAGAACGAGATCTCCCTGATCTACTACCCTTCCCGTGCCGGCCTCGAGGACCGCGTCTTCCGCATCCGCACCGAGCGTTCCTCCGCGACCTCCATCCCGGAGCCGCGCACCGGTCACTACCTGAACAACCTGGAGATCCTCGACCGCCGCGAGGGCGAGGTCGACGTTCGCTACAACTGGATTTCCTACTACTTCCGGTACAACACCACCGACCACTACTTCGGCACCACCTGGCTGACCATCGACGTCTCCGGTGAGGCCCCGCTGATCAAGAAGAAGAAGATCGTCCTGAAGAACGACTACATCCACCACGTCGTGGACATCTACCAGCTCTAA
- the benC gene encoding benzoate 1,2-dioxygenase electron transfer component BenC, producing MAHEIALAFEDGITRFVECEEDQTIIDASYKARINIPFDCRDGACGTCKAFAESGDYDEGEYIDDALTDEEADEGYILCCQTKPFTNMVIQVPITSDQAKTGASTLIGNITELDRLSESTVKFSVKIKERDQLNYLPGQYMNISVPGWDDHRSYSFSSGPSEDIVTFLVKLTRGGLMSEYLTDTAKVGDELNLTGPMGSFFLREPLDPILLLAGGTGLAPIMAILEKLTEDELLDVPVRLIYGATFDHDLVELEKLDSYRDRLPDFDYFTVVSDPESNHERKGYVTDHMDSKEHLHDGNADVYLCGPPPMVEAVRKFLNDQPTPPENFYFEKFNSAAGSNKESVVEVETKSAPGYAEVSVSAPGVQTGQVHRTQQDSRAVFEARMALEFGVASLVHETLDSDDLKKFRGLAEKANSFIEGDKLTDADGYVKANNEYHEFLFHRSGNPSMLEAYNNLRVMDVMSKELEDNGFIESAIAQEHLDMIDALEAKDLAKYGEVLRSHNEHAVSTMDKAIENRLGAETEAAK from the coding sequence ATGGCACATGAAATCGCCCTGGCATTCGAGGACGGGATCACCCGGTTCGTCGAGTGTGAAGAAGACCAGACGATCATCGACGCCTCCTACAAGGCGCGGATCAACATCCCGTTCGACTGCCGCGACGGCGCCTGCGGTACCTGCAAGGCGTTCGCCGAATCGGGCGACTACGACGAGGGCGAGTACATCGACGACGCTCTGACGGACGAGGAGGCCGACGAAGGCTACATCCTCTGCTGCCAGACGAAGCCCTTCACCAACATGGTCATCCAGGTCCCGATCACCTCGGATCAGGCCAAGACCGGCGCCTCCACCCTGATCGGCAACATCACCGAGCTCGACCGGCTCTCCGAGTCGACCGTGAAGTTCTCGGTGAAGATCAAGGAGCGCGACCAGCTCAACTACCTGCCCGGCCAGTACATGAACATCTCCGTGCCGGGCTGGGATGACCACCGCTCGTACTCGTTCTCCTCCGGCCCCTCCGAGGACATCGTGACCTTCCTGGTCAAGCTGACCCGCGGCGGCCTGATGTCCGAGTACCTGACGGACACCGCCAAGGTCGGCGACGAACTCAACCTGACCGGACCGATGGGTTCATTCTTCCTGCGTGAGCCGCTGGATCCGATCCTGCTGCTGGCCGGCGGCACCGGCCTGGCCCCGATCATGGCCATCCTGGAGAAGCTGACCGAGGACGAGCTGTTGGATGTCCCGGTCCGCCTGATCTACGGCGCCACCTTCGATCACGACCTGGTCGAGCTCGAGAAGCTGGACTCCTACCGTGACCGCCTGCCGGACTTCGACTACTTCACCGTGGTCTCCGACCCCGAGTCGAACCACGAGCGCAAGGGCTACGTCACCGACCACATGGACTCCAAGGAGCACCTGCACGACGGCAACGCCGACGTGTACCTGTGTGGTCCCCCGCCGATGGTCGAGGCCGTGCGCAAGTTCCTCAACGACCAGCCGACCCCGCCGGAGAACTTCTACTTCGAGAAGTTCAACTCCGCGGCCGGCTCCAACAAGGAGTCCGTCGTCGAGGTCGAGACCAAGTCCGCACCCGGCTACGCCGAGGTCTCGGTCTCCGCACCGGGCGTCCAGACCGGTCAGGTCCACCGCACCCAGCAGGACTCCCGCGCCGTCTTCGAGGCCCGTATGGCCCTCGAGTTCGGCGTGGCGTCCCTGGTCCACGAGACCCTGGACAGCGACGACCTCAAGAAGTTCCGCGGGCTCGCGGAGAAGGCGAACTCGTTCATCGAGGGCGACAAGCTCACCGACGCCGACGGCTACGTGAAGGCGAACAACGAATACCACGAGTTCCTGTTCCACCGTTCCGGCAACCCGTCGATGCTGGAGGCCTACAACAATCTCCGAGTCATGGATGTGATGAGCAAGGAGCTCGAGGACAACGGCTTCATCGAGTCGGCCATCGCCCAGGAGCACCTGGACATGATCGACGCGCTCGAGGCCAAGGATCTGGCCAAGTACGGCGAGGTGCTGCGCTCCCACAACGAGCACGCCGTCTCCACCATGGACAAGGCCATCGAGAACCGCCTCGGCGCTGAGACGGAGGCGGCCAAGTGA
- a CDS encoding 1,6-dihydroxycyclohexa-2,4-diene-1-carboxylate dehydrogenase, which produces MPVGEGVEGTPELFTPDRFKGQNVLITGAAQGIGQAVANRIAHENGSVFLVDRSELVHQVAADLAEVTSGTVGSATADLETWEGAEAMVAAAVEKLGSVDVAINNVGGTIWAKPYEHYTPEEIEKEVRRSLFTTLWSVRAELPALIDNGGGTIVNVSSVATRGVNRVPYAASKGGVNALVSALALEAAPKNVRVVATAPGGTLAPERKVQRGPGPEGEQEKEWYQQIVDQTVDSSLFKRYGTLDEQAAPIVFLASKEASYITGSVLPVAGGDQG; this is translated from the coding sequence ATGCCGGTCGGCGAGGGCGTGGAGGGCACCCCGGAGCTGTTCACCCCGGACCGCTTCAAGGGCCAGAACGTGCTCATCACGGGCGCGGCCCAGGGCATCGGCCAGGCCGTGGCCAACCGCATCGCCCACGAGAACGGCTCCGTGTTCCTGGTCGACCGCTCCGAGCTGGTGCACCAGGTGGCGGCGGACCTCGCCGAGGTCACCTCCGGCACCGTGGGATCAGCCACCGCTGACCTGGAGACCTGGGAGGGCGCGGAGGCCATGGTCGCCGCGGCCGTCGAGAAGCTCGGTTCCGTCGACGTGGCGATCAACAACGTCGGCGGCACCATCTGGGCCAAGCCCTACGAGCACTACACGCCCGAGGAGATCGAGAAGGAGGTGCGGCGCTCGCTGTTCACCACCCTGTGGTCGGTACGCGCCGAGCTCCCGGCCCTGATCGATAACGGTGGAGGCACCATCGTCAACGTCTCCTCGGTGGCCACGCGCGGCGTCAACCGCGTGCCCTACGCGGCCTCCAAGGGCGGCGTCAACGCGCTGGTCTCCGCGCTGGCCCTCGAGGCCGCGCCGAAGAACGTGCGGGTGGTCGCCACCGCCCCGGGCGGCACGCTCGCCCCGGAGCGCAAGGTCCAGCGCGGCCCCGGCCCCGAGGGCGAGCAGGAGAAGGAGTGGTACCAGCAGATCGTCGATCAGACGGTGGACTCCTCCCTGTTCAAGCGCTACGGCACCCTCGACGAGCAGGCCGCCCCGATCGTGTTCCTGGCCTCGAAGGAGGCCAGCTACATCACCGGCTCGGTCCTTCCCGTCGCTGGCGGCGACCAGGGATAA
- a CDS encoding helix-turn-helix transcriptional regulator codes for MFSSPALGTQHAARATLRLLVDRITELEAGRGLLLLVTGPAGSGKSSLVREVVRSLPGWAGIRASALSWQAGNEGELLGHILDRGGHSGSLTELVDRAGASTAIVVDDAHWADNTSLQALVEATRRLKHGRVAVIMTVSDKEDAPRPMSVSRLQAMADESVTIAPFDVEDVRALALSTVGAHLSPLAAAELRDITGGRPGRIREVLQAAPADHWRLSNPRIPIPRPWRASLRRRSEGIDVDAVLNAVAILPGTGSGQADLIRHLADDESNEMLDAAFAAGLLEFIPNAEAPVVGFTHPTDRAVVRSMLGPGEATRLHHRAAAYHRAHHDVGSALIHEALGTSGTDDEISGQLAERGEQLAAGGQWRAAAEAFDLAARVASDPRIAQDNHLSSIEALIATSDIPRARLHAGSLSRALQDAKVDSMRGYLALHEGRRSEAVSLIDRAWRTLQQQDSMDPVMRARVASRKVFINLNDWQPEQVVHWADIADEWAPEGSPTRLEAQYIAMIGRAAITGTIPPDTPLPEETPILAQRRKMAAGWIHLAHDDPVAARQYLEFSSGAEGSERISLWMEGWLARAMFLLGEYREGERVVEQGLARAERFGIKFLEPLLLWTGGQIAAFRGDRELARSYVNRLTFSHDAFVIQRIPSAMCRLQIAAIEGDMSTAQRAGETLTQIGRETDISQPGYWPWEDVWAQQLLQAGRVEEADEVTTRAEEKAEGSGIASLHAKLGVPRAGILLARGDIEGGIRRFDESVELIETLPLPSYQSRILYQYGRVLRRLGRRRHADEIFARAGEVFAAMGATEFVERCNRERRAGGLGTRTTGAGGLTPQEEEIAKLVAEGATNREVARELFLSSKTVEYHLTRVYRKLGVRTRNELPRVLGEL; via the coding sequence GTGTTCTCTTCCCCTGCCCTCGGTACCCAGCACGCCGCCCGCGCCACCCTCCGTCTCCTGGTGGACCGGATCACCGAACTCGAGGCCGGCCGCGGCCTGCTGCTGCTCGTCACCGGGCCGGCCGGGTCGGGCAAGAGCTCCCTGGTGCGCGAGGTCGTGCGCTCCCTGCCCGGCTGGGCCGGCATCCGCGCCTCCGCACTATCCTGGCAGGCCGGCAACGAGGGCGAGCTGCTCGGCCACATCCTCGACCGCGGCGGACACAGCGGCTCGCTGACCGAGCTCGTGGACCGGGCAGGTGCATCCACCGCGATCGTCGTCGACGACGCCCACTGGGCCGACAACACCTCCCTGCAGGCCCTCGTCGAGGCCACCCGCCGCCTGAAACATGGACGCGTCGCCGTCATCATGACCGTCTCCGACAAGGAGGACGCACCCCGTCCCATGTCGGTGAGCAGGCTGCAGGCGATGGCCGACGAGTCCGTGACCATCGCCCCCTTCGATGTCGAGGACGTCCGCGCCCTGGCACTGTCGACCGTCGGCGCCCACCTGTCCCCGCTGGCGGCGGCCGAATTACGCGACATCACCGGTGGACGCCCGGGCCGCATCCGGGAGGTGCTGCAGGCCGCCCCCGCCGACCACTGGCGGCTGAGCAACCCCCGCATCCCCATCCCCCGGCCGTGGCGGGCGTCCCTCCGGCGACGCAGCGAGGGGATCGACGTCGACGCCGTGCTCAACGCCGTCGCCATCCTGCCCGGCACCGGCAGCGGGCAGGCGGACCTGATCCGCCACCTCGCCGACGACGAATCCAACGAGATGCTCGACGCCGCCTTCGCCGCCGGTCTGCTCGAGTTCATCCCGAACGCCGAGGCGCCCGTCGTCGGGTTCACCCACCCCACCGACCGCGCCGTGGTGCGCTCCATGCTCGGGCCCGGCGAGGCCACCCGGCTGCACCACCGTGCCGCCGCATACCACCGCGCCCACCACGACGTCGGCTCCGCCCTCATCCACGAGGCGCTCGGCACCTCGGGCACCGATGACGAGATCTCCGGGCAGCTGGCCGAGCGTGGCGAGCAGCTCGCCGCGGGCGGCCAGTGGCGGGCCGCCGCCGAGGCCTTCGATCTCGCGGCACGGGTGGCCTCCGACCCCAGGATCGCCCAGGACAACCACCTGTCCTCCATCGAGGCGTTGATCGCCACCTCGGACATCCCGCGCGCCCGGCTGCACGCCGGGTCACTCAGCCGGGCGCTCCAGGACGCCAAGGTCGACTCGATGCGCGGCTACCTCGCCCTCCACGAGGGACGGCGCTCCGAGGCCGTCAGCCTCATCGACCGGGCCTGGCGGACCCTCCAGCAGCAGGACAGCATGGATCCCGTTATGCGGGCACGCGTGGCTTCCCGCAAGGTGTTCATCAACCTCAACGACTGGCAGCCGGAACAGGTCGTCCACTGGGCGGACATCGCCGACGAATGGGCCCCGGAGGGTTCCCCCACCCGGCTTGAGGCGCAGTACATCGCCATGATCGGCCGGGCCGCGATCACCGGCACCATCCCGCCGGACACCCCGCTGCCCGAGGAGACGCCGATCCTGGCGCAGCGCCGCAAGATGGCGGCCGGCTGGATCCACCTCGCCCACGACGACCCCGTCGCCGCCCGCCAGTACCTGGAGTTCAGCAGCGGTGCCGAGGGCTCCGAGCGCATCAGCCTGTGGATGGAGGGGTGGCTGGCGCGCGCCATGTTCCTGCTCGGCGAATACCGGGAGGGCGAGCGCGTCGTCGAGCAGGGCCTGGCGCGCGCCGAGCGCTTCGGCATCAAGTTCCTCGAGCCGCTGCTGCTGTGGACCGGCGGACAGATCGCCGCCTTCCGCGGTGACCGCGAGCTCGCCCGCTCCTACGTCAACCGGCTGACCTTCAGCCACGACGCCTTCGTCATCCAGCGCATCCCCTCGGCGATGTGCCGCCTGCAGATCGCGGCCATCGAGGGCGACATGTCCACGGCCCAGCGCGCCGGTGAGACCCTGACCCAGATCGGCAGGGAGACCGACATCAGCCAGCCGGGCTACTGGCCGTGGGAGGACGTGTGGGCCCAGCAGCTGCTGCAGGCCGGACGGGTCGAGGAGGCCGACGAGGTGACCACCCGCGCCGAGGAGAAGGCCGAGGGCTCCGGGATCGCCTCCCTGCACGCCAAGCTGGGGGTGCCACGCGCCGGCATCCTGCTCGCGCGCGGCGACATCGAGGGCGGCATCCGCCGTTTCGACGAGTCGGTCGAGCTCATCGAGACCCTCCCCCTGCCCTCCTACCAGTCCCGCATCCTCTACCAGTACGGTCGCGTCCTGCGCCGTCTGGGACGGCGTCGGCACGCGGACGAGATCTTCGCCCGCGCCGGCGAGGTCTTCGCCGCCATGGGCGCCACCGAGTTCGTCGAACGCTGCAACCGCGAGCGCCGCGCCGGCGGGCTGGGCACCCGCACCACGGGTGCCGGGGGTCTGACGCCGCAGGAGGAGGAGATCGCGAAGCTGGTGGCCGAGGGCGCCACCAACCGGGAGGTCGCCCGGGAGCTGTTCCTGTCGTCGAAGACCGTGGAGTACCACCTGACGCGGGTGTACCGGAAGCTCGGTGTGCGCACCCGCAACGAGCTGCCGCGGGTGCTCGGCGAGCTGTAG
- a CDS encoding ATP-dependent Clp protease proteolytic subunit, which yields MTNGFQMPSSRYVLPSFVEQSSYGTKETNPYAKLFEERIIFLGTQVDDTSANDIMAQLLVLEGLDPDRDITMYINSPGGSFTALMAIYDTMQYVRPDVQTVCLGQAASAAAVLLAAGAPGKRAALPNTRVLIHQPATQGVQGQVSDLEIQAAEIERMRRLMETTLAKHTNRTADQVREDTDRDKILTAEDAVEYGIIDQVFEYRKLNV from the coding sequence ATGACCAACGGATTCCAGATGCCTTCGTCCCGTTACGTGCTGCCGTCCTTCGTCGAGCAGTCCTCCTACGGCACCAAGGAGACCAACCCCTACGCCAAGCTGTTCGAGGAGCGCATCATCTTCCTGGGCACCCAGGTCGACGACACCTCCGCCAACGACATCATGGCGCAGCTGCTCGTGCTTGAGGGGCTGGACCCGGACCGGGACATCACCATGTACATCAATTCGCCCGGTGGCTCCTTCACCGCGCTGATGGCCATCTACGACACCATGCAGTACGTCCGCCCGGACGTGCAGACCGTGTGCCTCGGCCAGGCCGCCTCCGCCGCCGCCGTGCTGCTGGCCGCCGGTGCCCCGGGCAAGCGCGCCGCGCTGCCCAACACCCGCGTGCTCATCCACCAGCCGGCCACCCAGGGCGTCCAGGGCCAGGTCTCCGACCTGGAGATCCAGGCCGCCGAGATCGAGCGCATGCGCCGCCTGATGGAGACCACGCTGGCGAAGCACACCAACCGGACCGCGGATCAGGTCCGGGAGGACACCGACCGCGACAAGATCCTCACCGCCGAGGACGCCGTCGAGTACGGCATCATCGACCAGGTCTTCGAGTACCGCAAGCTCAACGTTTAA
- a CDS encoding ATP-dependent Clp protease proteolytic subunit, which produces MTDQIRMTSPGGGLNLGDSVYERLLRERIVFLGQQVDDEIANKICAQILLLTAEDPHRDISLYINSPGGSVTAGMAIYDTMKYSPCDIATYGMGLAASMGQFLLSGGTKGKRFALPHARIMMHQPSAGVGGTAADIAIQAEQFSQTKREMAELIAEHTGQTFEQVTKDSDRDRWFNAEQAKEYGIVDHVITFAQGSISN; this is translated from the coding sequence ATGACTGACCAGATCCGGATGACGTCGCCCGGCGGGGGCCTCAACCTGGGTGACTCGGTGTACGAGCGACTGCTGCGTGAGCGCATCGTCTTCCTCGGCCAGCAGGTCGACGACGAGATCGCGAACAAGATCTGTGCCCAGATCCTGCTGCTGACCGCGGAGGATCCGCACCGCGACATCTCGCTGTACATCAACTCGCCGGGCGGCTCCGTCACCGCGGGTATGGCCATCTACGACACCATGAAGTACTCGCCGTGCGACATCGCCACCTACGGCATGGGCCTGGCCGCCTCGATGGGCCAGTTCCTGCTCTCCGGCGGCACCAAGGGCAAGCGCTTCGCCCTGCCGCACGCGCGCATCATGATGCACCAGCCCTCCGCCGGCGTCGGCGGCACCGCGGCCGACATCGCCATCCAGGCCGAGCAGTTCTCCCAGACCAAGCGCGAGATGGCCGAGCTCATCGCCGAGCACACCGGCCAGACCTTCGAGCAGGTCACCAAGGACTCCGACCGCGACCGCTGGTTCAACGCGGAGCAGGCCAAGGAGTACGGCATCGTCGACCACGTCATCACCTTCGCGCAGGGTTCGATCAGCAACTAG
- the tig gene encoding trigger factor: protein MKSSVEKLSDTRVKLTVNVPFEDLSTEIDQAYAAIAQQVSIPGFRKGKAPRQLIDARFGRGPILEQVVNDMLPSRYERACQENELVVIGQPDIDITKIEDKEFVEFTAEVDVRPEIEVPDFSEIAVTVPTISVDDAAVDEELDELRARFGELKDTKRKLKTGDFAVIDIKATVDGEVVEEATTEGLSYEVGAGDLIDGLDTALRGMKTDEENEFTTTIVTGEHKDKEATVSVRVQQTKERKLPELDDEFAQMASEFDTVEELRESTRTQVEETRKGQQAANIRDEVLKEALAKTDFALPESVVDEQVHQQLHQLLGQMAHDEAALAQILEAQGTTREEFDEQARKDAEEAVRTQLFLDTLAEQENPEVSQQELTDHILFTAQSYGMDPSQFVGQLQQSGQIANLFADVRRGKALAAAICRVSAKDEDGNEVDPAQYFGEEETEEVAENTEATEATEAPEAPEAPEASGDAEKTED, encoded by the coding sequence GTGAAGAGTTCCGTCGAGAAGCTGAGCGACACCCGCGTCAAGCTCACCGTCAATGTTCCTTTCGAGGACCTCAGCACCGAGATTGACCAGGCCTACGCCGCCATCGCGCAGCAGGTGTCCATCCCCGGTTTCCGGAAGGGCAAGGCGCCGCGCCAGCTGATCGACGCCCGCTTCGGCCGTGGCCCGATCCTGGAGCAGGTCGTCAACGACATGCTGCCGTCCCGTTACGAGCGTGCCTGCCAGGAGAACGAGCTGGTCGTCATCGGCCAGCCGGACATCGACATCACCAAGATCGAGGACAAGGAGTTCGTCGAGTTCACCGCCGAGGTTGACGTCCGCCCCGAGATCGAGGTCCCGGACTTCTCCGAGATCGCCGTCACCGTCCCGACCATCAGCGTCGACGACGCCGCCGTGGACGAGGAGCTCGACGAACTGCGCGCCCGTTTCGGTGAGCTCAAGGACACCAAGCGCAAGCTGAAGACCGGTGACTTCGCCGTCATCGACATCAAGGCCACCGTCGACGGCGAGGTCGTTGAGGAGGCCACCACCGAGGGGCTGTCCTACGAGGTCGGCGCCGGTGATCTCATCGATGGTCTGGACACCGCCCTGCGCGGCATGAAGACCGACGAGGAGAACGAGTTCACCACCACGATCGTCACCGGTGAGCACAAGGACAAGGAGGCCACCGTCTCCGTCCGCGTCCAGCAGACCAAGGAGCGCAAGCTGCCGGAGCTGGACGACGAGTTCGCCCAGATGGCCTCCGAGTTCGACACCGTCGAGGAACTGCGCGAGTCCACCAGGACCCAGGTCGAGGAGACCCGCAAGGGTCAGCAGGCCGCCAACATCCGTGATGAGGTCCTCAAGGAGGCCCTGGCCAAGACCGACTTCGCGCTGCCGGAGTCCGTCGTCGACGAGCAGGTCCACCAGCAGCTGCACCAGCTGCTCGGCCAGATGGCCCATGACGAGGCCGCCCTCGCCCAGATCCTGGAGGCCCAGGGCACCACCCGCGAGGAGTTCGACGAGCAGGCCCGCAAGGACGCCGAGGAAGCCGTGCGCACCCAGCTGTTCCTGGACACCCTGGCCGAGCAGGAGAACCCGGAGGTCTCCCAGCAGGAGCTGACCGACCACATCCTGTTCACCGCCCAGTCCTACGGCATGGACCCGAGCCAGTTCGTCGGCCAGCTGCAGCAGTCCGGCCAGATCGCCAACCTGTTCGCCGACGTCCGCCGCGGCAAGGCCCTGGCCGCCGCGATCTGCCGCGTCTCCGCGAAGGACGAGGACGGCAACGAGGTCGATCCGGCCCAGTACTTCGGTGAGGAGGAGACCGAGGAGGTCGCCGAAAACACCGAGGCCACTGAGGCTACGGAGGCTCCGGAGGCTCCGGAGGCTCCGGAGGCTTCCGGGGACGCCGAGAAGACCGAGGACTAG